Proteins encoded together in one uncultured Desulfosarcina sp. window:
- a CDS encoding FAD-dependent oxidoreductase, which translates to MPASQCPVTESIHFIDEVIRQGGLASPRSRRIAEEVHSLLDDVAWGRAGDDHMPAVQTLIHDLLADTDEPEGHRLATQLQQTLDAHGEVFDSHVKTHNCPTGTCEWLTPAPCQMACPAGIDVPTYVTLIGEGRDAEAIDVIRRDNPFPWVCGLVCTRPCEFMCVRGRIDEPVSIKFLKAFAAERAMSEGSYRNPEKEPDRGKRVCVIGAGPGGLSAAYYLALKGYGVHVIEALPMAGGMIMVGIPRYRLPREVIDREVAMLEELGVTFAFNTRFGEDVTLDDLKAEGYEAFFFAIGAHKAYQLGIPGEADFPQTMEAIDLLRRVALGERRVPGKRVVVVGGGNVAIDAARTCLRLGCPEVTIAYRRTRHEMPADEEEVEQAEEEGVHFSFLTIPGKIVGQDGRITGLQCVRAELVQREGSNRMSPVPVLGSEYVMDADVVISAIGQKVDQQCMGALKGMGWTRRGTIDVNMVTMETAVEGIFAAGDAVTGPATVIEAIGGGKRAAESIDRYLLGIPQPQMPPVPVRRGREACTELPASTKMVIKRPTMDMLNLDRRRTTFQQVELGYTENMVREEARRCLRCDICRRCGKCVEVCRDKMGISALEMGYLDFDNPGHTDLRVTEERCILCGACAANCPNNAIRIEDRGDERLLILCGTILNRQKLVLCSACGKAMGPKKYLDFINKRVKSVGQTTGEQILCEDCARSRTARFNVDTLPV; encoded by the coding sequence ATGCCTGCAAGCCAATGCCCGGTCACGGAAAGTATTCATTTTATTGACGAAGTAATTCGCCAGGGTGGGCTTGCATCACCCCGAAGCCGCAGGATTGCCGAAGAGGTGCACAGCCTGCTGGACGATGTCGCCTGGGGGCGGGCCGGTGACGATCACATGCCGGCCGTTCAGACGTTGATCCACGATTTGCTTGCCGATACCGACGAACCGGAAGGGCATCGCCTGGCCACACAGCTCCAGCAGACCCTGGATGCCCACGGAGAGGTTTTCGACAGTCATGTGAAAACCCACAACTGCCCCACCGGGACCTGCGAATGGTTGACGCCGGCACCCTGCCAGATGGCGTGTCCTGCGGGAATCGACGTTCCGACCTACGTCACCCTCATCGGAGAGGGAAGGGACGCCGAGGCCATCGACGTCATCCGTCGGGACAACCCCTTTCCCTGGGTGTGCGGCCTGGTCTGTACCCGGCCCTGCGAATTCATGTGTGTGCGCGGCCGCATCGACGAGCCGGTTTCCATCAAATTTCTCAAAGCCTTTGCCGCCGAGCGGGCCATGTCCGAAGGCAGCTACCGCAATCCGGAAAAGGAGCCGGATCGGGGCAAGCGTGTGTGTGTGATCGGCGCCGGTCCCGGTGGATTGAGTGCGGCGTACTACCTGGCCCTGAAAGGCTACGGCGTTCACGTCATCGAGGCCCTGCCCATGGCCGGCGGCATGATCATGGTGGGCATCCCGCGCTACCGCCTGCCCCGGGAGGTGATCGACCGGGAAGTGGCCATGCTGGAAGAACTGGGCGTTACCTTTGCTTTCAACACGCGTTTTGGCGAGGATGTGACCCTGGATGACCTGAAGGCCGAGGGGTATGAGGCCTTCTTCTTCGCCATCGGCGCCCACAAGGCCTATCAGCTGGGGATTCCCGGAGAAGCCGATTTTCCGCAGACCATGGAGGCCATCGATTTGCTTCGACGGGTGGCGTTGGGCGAACGGCGGGTGCCCGGAAAGCGCGTGGTCGTAGTCGGCGGCGGCAATGTGGCCATCGATGCGGCCAGAACCTGCCTGCGTCTCGGCTGCCCGGAGGTGACCATCGCCTATCGCCGGACGCGGCACGAAATGCCCGCCGATGAGGAAGAGGTGGAGCAGGCCGAGGAAGAGGGCGTGCACTTCTCTTTTCTCACCATTCCCGGCAAGATCGTCGGCCAGGACGGCCGCATTACAGGGCTGCAATGTGTGCGGGCCGAACTGGTGCAGCGGGAGGGCAGTAACCGCATGTCCCCCGTCCCGGTCCTGGGCAGTGAGTACGTCATGGATGCCGACGTGGTCATCAGCGCCATCGGCCAGAAGGTCGACCAGCAATGCATGGGGGCTTTAAAAGGTATGGGATGGACCCGGCGCGGAACCATCGATGTGAACATGGTTACCATGGAAACCGCCGTCGAGGGGATATTTGCCGCCGGCGATGCCGTTACCGGGCCGGCCACGGTGATCGAAGCCATCGGCGGCGGCAAGCGGGCCGCCGAGTCCATTGACCGCTACCTGTTGGGGATTCCTCAGCCTCAGATGCCGCCGGTTCCCGTTCGCCGCGGCCGCGAAGCTTGTACCGAGCTGCCGGCCAGCACCAAAATGGTGATCAAGCGGCCGACCATGGACATGCTGAACCTGGATCGCCGCCGAACGACCTTTCAGCAGGTGGAGTTGGGGTACACCGAAAATATGGTTCGCGAGGAGGCCCGCCGATGCCTGCGCTGCGACATCTGCCGCCGCTGCGGCAAGTGTGTGGAGGTCTGCCGGGACAAGATGGGGATCAGCGCCCTGGAAATGGGCTACCTGGATTTCGACAATCCCGGCCACACCGATTTGCGGGTCACCGAAGAGCGCTGCATTCTTTGTGGTGCCTGCGCCGCCAACTGCCCCAACAATGCCATTCGCATCGAAGATCGGGGCGACGAACGGCTGCTGATCCTTTGCGGCACCATTTTAAACCGGCAGAAACTGGTTTTATGCAGTGCCTGCGGAAAAGCCATGGGGCCGAAAAAATATCTGGATTTTATCAATAAACGAGTGAAATCGGTGGGGCAGACGACCGGCGAACAGATTCTTTGCGAGGATTGTGCCCGGAGCCGGACGGCACGGTTCAATGTGGACACGCTGCCGGTGTAG
- a CDS encoding 4Fe-4S dicluster domain-containing protein, whose product MSKYYLFQDTKKCIGCHACEVQCKANKNLPIGPRLCQIIQIGPKMVGGLPRAAYIFMPCFHCENPWCVAACPTGAMQQRSSDGIVFVDQNLCVGCKTCISACPWGAPQWNPETGKVVKCDYCMDRLDQGLDPACVTTCTSHCLKFGKVEEMTQIRRERHAQSVASLEHCAF is encoded by the coding sequence ATGAGCAAATACTATCTGTTTCAGGACACAAAGAAGTGCATCGGCTGCCATGCCTGCGAGGTGCAATGCAAGGCCAATAAAAATCTACCGATAGGGCCGCGATTGTGCCAGATCATTCAGATCGGGCCGAAAATGGTCGGCGGCCTTCCCCGGGCCGCTTATATTTTCATGCCCTGTTTCCATTGTGAAAATCCCTGGTGTGTGGCGGCCTGCCCCACCGGCGCCATGCAGCAGCGCAGCAGCGACGGCATCGTTTTTGTGGATCAGAATCTTTGCGTCGGATGCAAAACCTGTATTTCCGCCTGTCCCTGGGGGGCGCCCCAGTGGAACCCGGAAACCGGCAAGGTGGTCAAGTGCGATTACTGCATGGATCGCTTGGACCAGGGGCTCGATCCCGCCTGCGTGACCACCTGCACCTCCCATTGCCTGAAATTCGGCAAGGTGGAAGAGATGACCCAGATTCGTCGGGAACGCCACGCCCAGAGTGTCGCATCTTTGGAGCACTGCGCGTTTTAA
- a CDS encoding sulfite exporter TauE/SafE family protein, with protein sequence MKSKYVLITVLLLLVSVVVVPALTDTNAYAGKLEDAIAATPQGTEPGQIDPNAKPGFLGIPGAPTPNMIAGFFWAIWVGWIFSTVGAFGGIMAGVGHITVFGLADYGKTFKKTSPVLNKLITDSIRVSNQWMVGLSGAVSSWNYYKMGRLVLPLGLMLAIGSISGSFLIPWITAGKISLKAYLGYFGLVVFIIGGFLFYETTPKGQAGKKEAKAAAKAFEDANIKGSSGADASEQGVKVISWGMSKIRFSFYGVEFGFNPIVPIIGGFFIAGLASFLGIGGGFLFVPFLTSVAGLPMFLVAGTSALTVLVGMIISIFTYMVVKGVVIFWPLIGVELIGIFVGSMIGPRTSKYIPDIWLKRLFVVLAVYVGLRYTTKGFLGYSIVPPF encoded by the coding sequence ATGAAAAGTAAGTACGTCTTGATCACTGTTCTATTGCTGCTGGTTTCGGTGGTGGTGGTACCGGCGTTGACCGACACCAATGCCTATGCGGGCAAACTGGAAGATGCCATCGCGGCCACTCCCCAGGGAACCGAACCCGGCCAGATCGATCCCAACGCCAAGCCTGGCTTTTTGGGTATCCCCGGTGCTCCGACACCCAACATGATCGCCGGCTTTTTCTGGGCCATCTGGGTAGGCTGGATTTTCTCCACCGTGGGCGCCTTCGGCGGCATCATGGCCGGCGTGGGCCACATCACCGTTTTCGGCCTGGCCGATTACGGGAAGACATTCAAGAAGACATCGCCCGTACTCAACAAACTGATCACCGACAGCATCCGTGTGTCCAACCAGTGGATGGTGGGCCTTTCCGGCGCCGTCTCCAGCTGGAACTACTATAAAATGGGCCGCCTGGTACTGCCCCTGGGTCTGATGCTGGCCATCGGCTCCATTTCCGGAAGTTTCCTGATCCCCTGGATCACCGCCGGCAAGATTTCTCTGAAGGCGTACCTGGGATACTTCGGTCTGGTGGTATTTATCATCGGCGGGTTCCTGTTCTATGAAACCACCCCCAAGGGGCAGGCCGGCAAGAAAGAAGCCAAGGCTGCCGCCAAGGCCTTTGAAGATGCCAACATCAAAGGCAGTTCCGGTGCTGATGCATCCGAACAAGGCGTCAAGGTCATTTCCTGGGGCATGTCCAAAATTCGTTTCTCCTTCTACGGTGTCGAATTCGGTTTCAATCCCATCGTTCCCATCATCGGTGGCTTTTTCATCGCCGGTCTGGCCTCCTTTTTGGGCATCGGCGGCGGCTTTCTGTTCGTGCCGTTTTTGACCAGTGTTGCCGGTTTGCCCATGTTCCTGGTTGCCGGGACCTCCGCCCTTACCGTTCTGGTGGGCATGATCATCAGTATCTTCACCTACATGGTCGTCAAGGGCGTCGTCATCTTCTGGCCCCTGATCGGGGTCGAACTGATCGGTATTTTCGTCGGCTCCATGATTGGTCCGCGGACCTCCAAATATATCCCGGACATCTGGCTCAAACGCCTGTTCGTCGTGCTGGCTGTCTACGTGGGTCTGCGTTACACCACCAAGGGCTTTTTGGGCTACAGCATCGTTCCGCCGTTCTGA